Within the Setaria viridis chromosome 3, Setaria_viridis_v4.0, whole genome shotgun sequence genome, the region ATTCTGCTACAGAAGGAATTCTCAGGCAGAGCACATTTGACAGTCTTCCATGCTTGTATACTCCAGATATCATCGACTACAATTATATACTTATCGCAGGAAAAGATTCTAAAGGTCAGTCGGACCCAATTAATTGAATGCAAATAACATCTGTTATGAAAAGTATTTTTCATTGATATTAGATAGAACCTGAAGTTCCAACTAATGAATATAAAATGGTAATGGGAACAAAGAGCATTTTTAGCAGGCTGACTGGCTGAGTACAATGATAGTAGCTTACCTCTTGTCCTTGAGAAAGTTCCTCAGTGCATTGATAAGCGACTCCTCATCACTCTGTTTGGTGATTGCATAGTCTTCTTTCTTCACTAAGCCAGTAAAGCCCACAAAATTTTTCTTATATCAGGATTTAGCGACACTGACACAAAAGCTTGGCACTTAAATTGGCCACCTATTTTTTTTACACTTGGTTAGCTAGAGTATGCCAGATCCTCCAAAACCTACAATAGAGACCACCCTGACAGAGAGCTCTTCATCGGTGACCAACTTAATAAGATCCTCCCTGGGACCATCAATTCCGACAAGGTTGGCTGCCTCCACATAAAGGGCAGGCAAACGAGGGTCAATTGACACAACATTTGCGCTACCAGAACCAACTGCCACCTCATCGACCTTGTATCTGTCATGACGCTGGCTTGCTACAATGATGCGGGCCTTAATCTCTTGGATCGGCCCTGCAATCTCACGTTAAGCTCCAAAGTCCATCTTTCGGACCCTCCTGCGGAAGAACTCCTTCGCACCACTGGGCTTGCCCAGCTCACAGTGGAGCTGGAACATGTGGCTGTCAATGTAGTCCTCGATGTCGTAGGCCATCTCCCTCACCTGGTTCCTCCACTCCCTTACTTGAGGGTCGAGTGTCTCCACCCCTGCCAACTTCTCCAGGAGCACGTTCATGCTGCTCAGCTCGTCTCTAAGGAACGCGATGTCGCGGAATAAGCCCTTTTGTGCTTTGTACTCCTCCCCCATGAGAGCGGTGAGCTTGGTGAGAAGGGAGTTCACCGCCCCTGTGGCGGCACTCACCATGATCCCTTCCATCTACTGAACTCCTTCCTGTGCCTAGTGCTGTTGTGCAGAGTCGATACACTAGCAATCAGTTGTTCAGAACCACTTTCTTGCTGCTACCAGGAACCACCATGGCGATGCAGGAATTCTTCAGGTCTCCTTTTTCAAGTCCCAGATTCAGGTCTGCGAGTACTACAAAATCAAAGAGCGACAAAAAATCAAGAAAGGCCCATGAGGCATCAAAAGGAAATAAAGATTGAATGAGGCATCAAGAGGAAATGAGATTGCGTGCGTGCCGTAGTGTCATACCAATCGGCGACGCTCCACTAGACCTTGAGCGCAACCGCGCGCGCAACGAGGCTCCTCGCCGATATGCGCTCGCCCAACCTCGTCGCCGCCAACCATCAGCACCCTCCTCTCCAGCGAGTTGACCGCGAGCCCCGCCCGTACTTCCTCCCCTTTCTTGCCCGATGTACTTCCCCAGCTAGACCGTTGGCGTCCCCCAGATCTGCTAGCGCTACGGCCTCCCAACTCGCTCTCCGTCCCGCACCCCAATCTACTGCGATGCTCCTCCAGGGACCCTGCGGATTCACTGTGTCGGCGGTAGGCTCACCAGCAGTGCAAGGAGCCGCATCGAATCAGAAGATCGAACCCAAATGTTCATGGAATTTTGTGTTAGAAGGAACCCAATGACCCAAACTTTTAGTTGGTGATAGGGATGAAAACGGATCCGATACGAACAGATACATGTGCATATAATGAATTCGGATACGAACAGTGTCGAGATGTGTCGAATCAGTATCGAGATGTGTTGAATATTGGTAATCATCCTATTCAGATCTTAGATATCCAACTTTGAGTATTCGGATACGGATACGGTACGGATATTCACAATATCCGTATTCAAATATGAACTATCCATTCGAGCCTCTAAACTTCTACAATCGGACGAACGGACGGATAATATCAGTACCATTTCATCCTATATATATTGTCGCAAAGCAATTGAAAAGTCAATGGTACTAGTATTGTACTAGCCATGTGGTTTTGTACACAAAGTGTCTTCAGCCACTTTTTAGTCAATTATTGGAAATGCATTGTGGAAAGATATGTCTTGTAAAATTGGTGGTATacttgaaagaagaaaagtggttGTAAATTTGCCGACACCTGTCGCAGTTTGGATGCTACGGATTTCAGATTTCAACTCTCAGCTACAGAAACAAATGTtgggcctgttcggctggaaTTATAAGctagctgaaaagctgaaacggctaatttgttgtgagagaaaaacactgttcagtggctgataagctgaagcgaacagactaAATTACCAACACTGGTAAAATAATTCCACTCAAATTTTACTAAAATATGGCCGTGATAGAAGAAACAGATGGAATAATCTAGCCACTTAAGTTAGCATTCCCTATTAGAAATGCCAGCTTTTCGCCCGATGCCCTAAATCCAGACTCGCGCTGTCGCGCAGCAGTTACGAGGCAAAAGGTACTTAATTTTCTTTCAATTTGATGGGAAAAATAAATTGGTTTGCAGTCAGGGATCACAGTTGGCGGTTTTTGAAGAAATGGGCGTTGGTTCTTTGAACACGTCAATTTCGTACTTCTGTAGCACTATAAATAATTCATTCAGCCACAAGGCAATCCGGCCAAGGCTCCCGTAGAAaatgggggtgggggtggggggggggggggggggggggggggggggggggggggcacaaTGGGCATTTCTGGATCATCTCACAACGTCAACATGAGCATGAGCATAATCAGGTTCCACAAAGGCACTTCAATAACAAGTAGTCAAATGCACCAGAAAAGGTTCGTACAACTCGATTTAGGTAGCAGTATGCAGACAACAGGAATCACATGATTAGGCTGCTACAATTATTCGTTCATCACAGGCTTGTTCTCGTTGGCCCTGGGCTTCTGCTCCTTGGGCTTTTGCTCTTCCATTTTCCTGTCACACAAAGTGCAAAAAGTCAATGGTGCGTGGTTAAGCCCAAATTCACTAGACTGAACAGAAAATTCAATTACAACGAAATAGGATTCAGTAAATTATTTGAAGGCTCTGTGAACATAGACAGGGTCATGAATTAAGAGAACAGAAAAACAAATCATTACATTCTTTAACCTTGCATAACCTTAATGGGCTGTTATCTCAACAGAATCACAACAAAATAAATTTCATGTTTTGATATAGAAATACTACAAACTGTTCCTCAGCAATTGCATCCTGAGAATAGACATGGGCTCACTTGAAGCTGGGAGTCAAGATAAACATAGTGCTGTCTACAAACTGTGGGAAGCATTTTTTTTAACTGAGCACAGAACTGTTTTGCACACAGATAGCAGCATTCAATTGAGTGCAATCAAGTTATCATTTGACAATTTTGAAGATATGATAAAAACTCCACCGTAGTTTTTATACAATAAGTGACATCATGTCAACATACTCCTAGACATTTTATCACCATCTTCTACACAAAACACACAACTCAAGAATGACTCAATGTGCAGTTTAGGTACATCAATACCCAGGACATGACATGATGTATTATCATGTAACATACAAGTGAAGTACTATCTTCAGGCTCAGGGTAGCTTTTGCTGCTTAATGTGGATTATTCTTTTGCATTGTACTGTCTTTTCCACCTCACCCTTGAAGGCATCGAACAAAAAGCCGAACCGGAGA harbors:
- the LOC140222388 gene encoding wound-induced basic protein translates to MIYDVNSPLFRSFLSQKGGASDKRKMEEQKPKEQKPRANENKPVMNE